The proteins below come from a single Aegilops tauschii subsp. strangulata cultivar AL8/78 chromosome 6, Aet v6.0, whole genome shotgun sequence genomic window:
- the LOC109738071 gene encoding L10-interacting MYB domain-containing protein, which produces MDDQGGIPPPPPPLPPPPPYAAPGPPPLLPSAQGSEDLQFGEGQEIWQETGTTKNCSRASWNHKMKSYLIWLLKEHDVPTYRTRNAWSKEAWRRIVDAFNTRFGLSLSVTQVKQKEQDLKKDFKAIRDLISESGFGWDRDTMMVVAPDSVWEELRARKNKDALRWQDKSFPYYYDIFALYDGRYAQGRGCHGTDNYANKAPHVSMELPEDLHRNRQPSYSTPEPTSAKRGKRQKTNSNLDDFQERYLSFKREELDRFAAIEERKLEDPYSIQNCIVALEGLPDLQTEDMLKAADLFTDNKDNREVFLSFSTKELRLAWLKRKIQNT; this is translated from the exons ATGGACGACCAAGGGGGGatcccaccccctccccctcctctgcctcCGCCCCCTCCCTATGCCGCTCCTGGTccacctcccctcctcccatCGGCACAAGGGTCGGAAGATCTGCAATTTGGGGAAGGTCAGGAGATCTGGCAAGAAACAG GCACCACCAAGAATTGTTCTAGAGCCAGCTGGAATCACAAGATGAAGTCATATCTTATTTGGCTCTTGAAAGAACATGATGTGCCGACATATCGAACACGAAATGCATGGAGCAAAGAGGCTTGGAGAAGGATTGTGGATGCATTCAATACACGATTTGGTTTATCACTCTCAGTAACTCAGGTCAAACAAAAGGAGCAGGACCTGAAGAAAGATTTTAAAGCTATAAGAGACTTGATATCCGAAAGTGGTTTTGGCTGGGATCGTGATACGATGATGGTGGTTGCTCCGGATAGTGTTTGGGAAGAATTAAGGGCACGTAAAAACAAAGATGCCCTCCGATGGCAAGACAAATCATTCCCATACTATTATGATATATTTGCTCTATATGACG GGCGCTATGCTCAAGGAAGGGGTTGCCATGGCACGGATAATTACGCGAACAAGGCCCCACATGTATCGATGGAACTTCCAGAAGACCTACATAGAAATCGTCAACCATCTTATTCTACTCCTGAGCCTACTAGTGCTAAACGGGGGAAAAGACAGAAGACAAACTCTAATCTTGATGATTTCCAAGAGAGGTACCTGAGCTTTAAAAGAGAAGAGCTGGATCGGTTTGCAGCCATTGAGGAGAGGAAATTGGAGGATCCCTATAGCATACAAAATTGCATTGTTGCACTTGAAGGGTTGCCGGATTTACAAACAGAAGATATGCTAAAAGCAGCTGACCTTTTCACCGATAACAAGGACAACAGGGAAGTGTTTCTCTCGTTTTCAACTAAGGAATTACGGCTGGCCTGGTTAAAAAGAAAAATTCAGAACACATAG